A genomic segment from Neobacillus sp. YX16 encodes:
- a CDS encoding redox-sensing transcriptional repressor Rex — protein MSNETMKIPQATAKRLPLYYRFLKNLHSSGKQRVSSAELSEAVKVDSATIRRDFSYFGALGKKGYGYNVNYLLTFFRKTLDQDELTKVALIGVGNLGTAFLNYNFLKNNNTKIECAFDVDPDKMGTTIRDVPVFHMDELEKVLSNDDIHVAILTVPAPVAQMITDRLVNSHIKAILNFTPARLNVPPSIRVHHIDLAVELQSLIYFLKHYPTEETTEE, from the coding sequence ATGAGTAATGAGACGATGAAAATACCACAAGCGACAGCAAAACGGCTGCCCTTATATTATCGATTTTTAAAGAATCTACATTCTTCCGGTAAACAGAGGGTATCTTCTGCAGAATTAAGTGAGGCTGTGAAGGTGGATTCGGCAACCATTCGCCGGGATTTTTCTTATTTTGGAGCCTTAGGGAAAAAGGGATATGGCTATAATGTCAATTATTTATTAACTTTCTTTCGGAAAACATTAGATCAAGATGAATTAACTAAAGTAGCGTTAATTGGTGTAGGTAATCTTGGTACAGCCTTTTTAAATTATAATTTTTTAAAAAATAATAATACAAAAATTGAATGTGCCTTTGATGTGGATCCGGATAAGATGGGAACAACGATTCGTGATGTACCAGTGTTTCATATGGATGAGCTGGAGAAGGTTTTAAGCAATGATGATATTCATGTAGCCATTCTGACTGTACCTGCTCCCGTGGCACAAATGATTACCGATAGACTTGTAAATTCTCATATTAAGGCAATCCTGAATTTTACTCCTGCCAGATTGAATGTGCCGCCATCCATTCGCGTTCATCATATTGACTTGGCTGTCGAACTACAATCACTTATTTACTTCCTGAAGCACTACCCAACAGAGGAAACAACAGAAGAATAA
- a CDS encoding YhbD family protein, producing MSEELISKKDLLDLAGISYGQLYRWKRKDLIPEDWFIRKSTFTGQETFFPKGKILERINKIQHMKENLSLDELADMFSPNIADLQLEKDELVKRNIVSNTVLDYYLEIEKGGPAFNFSRILEVYVLEKLLQSGEINLDEGKMLLQVLLDNKSLIRQKNAELVFTRKLGVSSCLLLINTENFQFERSTKIVVQLSLMACMEEIKSKLL from the coding sequence ATGAGTGAGGAGTTAATTTCAAAGAAGGATTTGTTAGATTTAGCCGGAATATCTTATGGACAGTTATACAGATGGAAACGAAAAGACCTTATACCTGAGGATTGGTTTATCAGAAAATCAACATTTACGGGTCAAGAGACATTTTTTCCAAAAGGTAAGATTTTAGAACGAATTAATAAAATTCAACATATGAAAGAAAACCTTTCATTAGATGAATTAGCTGATATGTTTTCACCGAATATAGCTGATTTACAACTGGAAAAGGATGAATTAGTAAAGCGTAACATTGTTTCAAATACAGTGCTTGATTATTATTTAGAAATAGAAAAGGGCGGACCTGCGTTTAATTTTTCACGAATCCTTGAAGTGTATGTTTTAGAAAAGCTGCTTCAGTCAGGTGAAATTAATTTGGATGAAGGGAAAATGCTGTTACAGGTTTTATTAGACAATAAGTCATTGATTAGGCAAAAGAACGCTGAATTGGTGTTCACCCGGAAATTAGGTGTTTCATCTTGTCTTTTACTAATTAATACTGAGAACTTCCAATTTGAACGGAGCACGAAAATAGTCGTCCAGCTATCGCTAATGGCATGCATGGAGGAAATAAAATCAAAATTATTATAA
- the tsaB gene encoding tRNA (adenosine(37)-N6)-threonylcarbamoyltransferase complex dimerization subunit type 1 TsaB translates to MTILAIDTSNYPLGVALIEDNQVLGEYITNLKKNHSVRIMPAIQTLMKDCERVPAQLTKIVVAQGPGSYTGVRIGVTIAKTMAWSLKIPLVGISSLETIAAGAGRYFDGYISPLFDARRGQIYTGLYEYQGGVLTTVKDDCLVLSADWSASLKELKKPILFVGNDLPLHQAVIKDTLNSQAVFAAITEHNPRPSELALLGENKLGVDIHSFVPNYIRLAEAEAKWLEANGKILKG, encoded by the coding sequence ATGACCATACTAGCGATTGATACTTCTAATTATCCATTAGGGGTTGCGCTTATTGAAGATAATCAGGTACTTGGCGAATATATTACCAACTTAAAGAAGAATCATTCGGTTCGCATTATGCCAGCCATTCAGACGTTAATGAAGGATTGTGAAAGAGTCCCCGCACAGTTAACTAAAATAGTAGTTGCACAGGGTCCAGGTTCCTATACAGGAGTTCGCATTGGCGTTACTATAGCCAAAACGATGGCTTGGTCGTTAAAGATTCCCTTAGTAGGAATTTCTAGTCTTGAAACTATCGCAGCTGGGGCAGGGAGATACTTTGATGGATATATTTCGCCTCTCTTTGATGCTAGAAGAGGACAAATCTACACAGGGTTATATGAATACCAAGGCGGGGTACTAACTACCGTTAAAGACGATTGCTTAGTCTTGTCAGCAGATTGGTCTGCCTCATTAAAAGAGTTAAAGAAACCAATATTATTTGTTGGCAATGATTTACCCCTTCATCAAGCTGTGATAAAAGATACCCTGAACTCTCAAGCAGTATTTGCTGCGATTACGGAGCATAATCCTCGCCCTTCGGAACTCGCCTTATTAGGTGAAAATAAACTGGGAGTGGACATTCATTCCTTTGTTCCTAATTATATCCGTTTAGCTGAGGCAGAAGCGAAGTGGTTAGAGGCAAATGGGAAAATTTTAAAAGGATAG
- a CDS encoding polymer-forming cytoskeletal protein: METKKRGDLLINGFGSSNGGSFNSVSINGKGTVTGDVECSDLDVNGSGSITGNVVVNHHAQFNGHGKIKGNMESQFLTVEGGAGVTGNLIVKKLKVSGKANVGGKIKGDEIKIKGRLTVGEDCEAEMFKAESQFTIGGLLNADLIDITIFADCSAKEIGGQTILIKQKNSLLGFLKPFVRNQLKSECIEGDKIEIENTKAGMVRGNQVVIGANCEIEVVEYSGEFTMDKNSIVKDIRKI; this comes from the coding sequence ATGGAGACGAAAAAAAGGGGAGACCTGCTTATAAATGGCTTTGGATCTTCAAATGGCGGATCGTTCAATTCGGTAAGTATTAATGGTAAAGGAACAGTTACTGGTGATGTGGAATGCTCGGATTTGGATGTTAATGGTTCGGGTTCTATAACTGGGAACGTTGTTGTGAATCATCATGCGCAGTTTAATGGACACGGAAAGATTAAAGGCAATATGGAAAGTCAGTTTCTAACGGTTGAGGGGGGAGCGGGAGTTACAGGAAACTTGATAGTAAAGAAGCTGAAGGTATCAGGCAAAGCGAATGTCGGAGGGAAAATTAAAGGGGATGAAATAAAGATTAAAGGAAGGTTAACCGTGGGAGAAGATTGTGAAGCGGAAATGTTTAAGGCAGAATCACAATTTACGATCGGCGGCTTGTTAAATGCTGATTTAATTGACATCACTATTTTTGCAGATTGTAGTGCAAAAGAGATAGGCGGTCAAACCATCCTAATAAAGCAAAAAAACTCACTCCTGGGCTTCCTTAAACCTTTTGTACGTAATCAATTGAAATCGGAATGTATTGAAGGAGATAAAATTGAAATTGAAAACACCAAGGCTGGGATGGTCCGTGGTAACCAAGTCGTAATAGGAGCTAATTGCGAAATTGAGGTAGTTGAATATTCCGGCGAATTTACAATGGATAAGAATTCGATTGTGAAAGACATCCGAAAGATCTAA
- the moaC gene encoding cyclic pyranopterin monophosphate synthase MoaC gives MSDFTHFNEEGRAKMVDVSDKPETARTALAHSSITVSREIYEKITNNDMKKGDVLAVAQVAAVMGAKKTWDLIPMCHPISLTGVNISFSWEKEHDSAYTLNIAAAVKTKGNTGVEMEALTAASTCALTVYDMCKAVDKGMVIGKTYLVEKTGGKNGDFHRTEQIR, from the coding sequence ATGTCTGATTTTACTCATTTTAACGAAGAAGGAAGAGCTAAAATGGTGGATGTTAGCGATAAGCCAGAAACGGCCCGTACAGCACTTGCTCATTCCAGTATTACGGTTAGTCGAGAAATCTATGAAAAAATTACAAATAATGATATGAAAAAAGGCGATGTTCTTGCTGTGGCTCAAGTGGCTGCGGTAATGGGAGCAAAGAAGACCTGGGATTTGATCCCCATGTGTCATCCTATTTCTTTAACAGGGGTAAATATTTCTTTTTCATGGGAAAAGGAACATGATAGCGCATATACATTAAATATTGCCGCTGCTGTCAAAACAAAAGGAAATACAGGTGTTGAAATGGAAGCGTTAACAGCTGCATCCACATGTGCACTAACTGTTTATGACATGTGTAAAGCCGTCGATAAGGGTATGGTTATCGGAAAAACATATCTGGTTGAAAAAACTGGCGGAAAAAACGGAGATTTCCATAGGACGGAACAAATTAGATAA
- a CDS encoding type II CAAX endopeptidase family protein, whose product MKREYWIVLIVYIAMQLSSLIGIPGLMFLFGYLGMDRGLVVPYWLIFSFTLALVIILFLLRAEMKKPALNDRSSSFSYSAVWAVIGVFLALFAQSLAANIERLIGVEMGSENTQQILTIIESFPLAILVSSVIGPILEEIVFRKIIFGTLHKRFNFFLSALISSVIFALAHMEPHHILLYSAMGFTFAFLYVKTKHILVPIFAHVAMNTLVVVMQSVYKDEITELMRKAETIQNFIGGFL is encoded by the coding sequence TTGAAAAGGGAATATTGGATAGTATTAATTGTCTATATAGCAATGCAGTTATCGAGCCTTATTGGAATTCCAGGGCTGATGTTTCTATTTGGATACTTAGGGATGGATCGAGGTCTGGTTGTCCCCTACTGGTTAATTTTCAGCTTCACCCTTGCACTAGTGATTATTCTCTTCTTATTACGAGCAGAAATGAAGAAACCTGCGCTGAATGATAGAAGCAGTTCCTTTAGCTATTCTGCGGTCTGGGCAGTAATTGGTGTCTTCCTAGCCTTATTTGCCCAATCCCTCGCTGCTAATATTGAACGGCTTATTGGTGTTGAAATGGGATCAGAAAACACCCAGCAAATCCTTACTATTATTGAATCCTTCCCTCTCGCCATTTTAGTCAGCTCTGTAATTGGCCCCATATTAGAGGAGATTGTCTTTCGGAAGATTATTTTCGGTACTCTTCATAAACGTTTTAACTTTTTTTTATCCGCTCTAATCAGCTCGGTCATTTTTGCCTTAGCTCATATGGAGCCGCATCATATTCTGCTTTATTCAGCTATGGGCTTCACTTTTGCATTTCTCTATGTAAAAACAAAACATATCCTTGTACCGATTTTTGCCCATGTTGCGATGAATACATTAGTTGTCGTCATGCAGTCGGTTTATAAAGATGAGATTACTGAATTAATGCGTAAGGCAGAAACAATTCAAAACTTTATCGGAGGCTTTTTATGA
- a CDS encoding Gmad2 immunoglobulin-like domain-containing protein encodes MKKKFLLGILMVLFFGLTACSLDINLSTDDKKPEVMDDGNDQEQVDNKQYQNEVFKEVTVSKSEGEALVKGKARVFEGVFQYAVISGTEILQENHYQTDGAPAWGSFEIAIDKELLTKEEVTIELFVYSAKDGSKTDILTIPIK; translated from the coding sequence ATGAAAAAGAAGTTCTTATTAGGGATTCTCATGGTCCTATTTTTCGGATTAACGGCTTGCAGCTTAGATATTAATTTATCAACAGACGATAAGAAACCAGAAGTGATGGATGATGGAAATGATCAAGAACAGGTAGACAATAAACAGTACCAAAATGAAGTCTTTAAAGAAGTTACAGTTTCAAAATCGGAGGGTGAGGCACTCGTGAAGGGAAAGGCAAGGGTGTTTGAAGGTGTTTTTCAATATGCAGTAATCTCTGGAACGGAGATATTACAAGAAAATCATTATCAAACAGACGGTGCGCCTGCATGGGGAAGCTTTGAAATAGCGATCGACAAGGAACTTTTGACAAAAGAAGAAGTTACGATCGAGCTATTTGTTTATTCCGCAAAGGACGGTTCCAAAACAGACATACTAACCATTCCAATTAAATAG
- a CDS encoding YdiK family protein, with protein sequence MKRSPMLSGIIYIVLGCLFTYFAIEDVTLNGWGFFSYLLVILATFDFGSGLRMIFFYNRYKKQIKK encoded by the coding sequence ATGAAACGTTCACCCATGTTATCCGGAATTATTTATATTGTGCTTGGCTGCTTATTTACCTATTTTGCAATCGAAGATGTCACACTAAACGGCTGGGGGTTTTTCAGCTACCTGCTCGTTATCCTTGCCACCTTTGACTTCGGGTCTGGTTTAAGAATGATATTCTTTTACAATAGATATAAAAAACAAATCAAAAAATAA
- a CDS encoding ABC-F family ATP-binding cassette domain-containing protein — translation MILLQVNQLAKYYGADLILSNIKLELQTRDRVALVGRNGAGKSTLLKIIAGHLSHDGGEIIKPKGVSIGYLAQNTGLESNLSIWDEMLTVFESLRSMEKTLRHLEISMSDPAAIEDNARYERILKEYDELQVRFKEQGGYQYEADIRSILHGLNFHNSSLMISSLSGGQKTRLALGKLLLTKPDILILDEPTNHLDIDTLTWLEQYLQGYDGAILIVSHDRYFLDKVVTQVYEVSRRQIQKFIGNYSSYLDQKAANYERDLKVYEKQQQEVADLQDFIQRNLARASTTKRAQSRRKKLEKMDLVDRPLGDEKSATFSFEIEKQTGNDVLFVDNLAVGYEGQKVSEKISFRAYRGESIALVGPNGIGKSTLLKTIIKKLPSLAGSIQYGANLAIGYYDQEQAELTSNKRVLNELWDEWPLKSEKEIRTVLGNFLFSGDDVLKIVSTLSGGEKARLALAKLMLEKANVLILDEPTNHLDLDSKEVLENALVDYPGTIIFVSHDRYFINRIATKVLELSAYGSSEFLGDYDYYLEKKLEEAELKALEMASTTRKQTQSEAQERNTYQQDKEGKKLERQRKRKLEEIELRIEELEALIQEYEETLCEPEIFQDHEKVLEINLKNEKAKTELEQLMEEWAELAE, via the coding sequence ATGATTTTATTACAAGTGAATCAACTAGCAAAATACTATGGTGCAGACCTAATTTTATCGAATATAAAACTAGAATTACAAACGCGGGACCGTGTGGCACTTGTGGGGCGAAACGGTGCTGGAAAATCGACATTATTGAAAATAATAGCCGGACATCTGTCCCATGATGGCGGAGAAATTATTAAACCAAAGGGAGTAAGCATTGGTTATTTAGCTCAGAATACCGGATTAGAATCAAATTTGTCGATTTGGGATGAAATGTTAACCGTTTTCGAATCCCTTAGAAGTATGGAAAAAACACTTCGACACCTTGAGATTTCGATGTCGGATCCTGCCGCTATAGAGGATAATGCCCGCTACGAACGAATTTTAAAAGAATATGATGAACTGCAAGTGAGATTTAAAGAACAGGGCGGTTATCAGTACGAAGCGGATATTCGCTCTATCCTCCACGGTTTAAATTTTCATAACAGCTCATTGATGATATCCAGCTTAAGCGGCGGTCAGAAGACACGTCTAGCATTAGGTAAGCTTCTTTTAACGAAGCCCGATATATTAATTTTGGATGAACCTACAAACCATCTCGATATCGATACACTTACGTGGCTTGAGCAATACTTACAAGGCTATGACGGGGCCATTTTAATCGTGTCCCATGACCGCTACTTCTTGGATAAAGTGGTCACACAGGTTTATGAAGTTTCACGGAGGCAAATTCAAAAATTCATCGGAAACTATAGCTCTTATCTAGATCAAAAAGCGGCTAATTATGAGCGTGATTTAAAGGTATATGAGAAGCAGCAGCAGGAAGTTGCGGATCTTCAAGATTTTATCCAACGTAACCTAGCGCGTGCATCGACGACCAAGCGCGCTCAAAGCCGGCGTAAAAAATTGGAGAAAATGGACTTAGTGGACCGGCCATTAGGAGACGAGAAATCTGCCACCTTCTCTTTTGAAATAGAGAAACAAACGGGAAATGATGTTCTTTTTGTAGATAACCTCGCAGTCGGATATGAAGGACAAAAAGTATCGGAGAAGATATCCTTTCGTGCCTACCGTGGTGAAAGTATTGCCTTAGTTGGTCCAAATGGAATCGGTAAGTCTACTCTACTAAAAACGATAATAAAAAAACTTCCTTCCTTAGCCGGTTCGATTCAATATGGTGCAAATCTAGCAATCGGATACTACGACCAGGAGCAGGCAGAATTAACCTCCAATAAGCGGGTTCTAAATGAGCTATGGGATGAATGGCCGTTAAAAAGCGAGAAGGAAATACGAACTGTCTTAGGTAACTTTCTGTTTTCCGGTGATGATGTATTAAAAATTGTTTCTACATTAAGCGGCGGTGAAAAGGCAAGACTTGCACTGGCCAAATTAATGCTAGAAAAAGCAAATGTCCTAATATTGGACGAGCCTACTAACCATCTTGACCTAGATAGTAAAGAAGTTCTCGAGAATGCCTTAGTCGACTATCCAGGTACGATTATTTTTGTATCACACGATCGCTACTTTATTAACAGAATTGCAACAAAGGTACTGGAGCTTAGCGCGTACGGCAGTTCTGAGTTTCTTGGTGACTATGACTATTATTTAGAGAAAAAGCTTGAGGAAGCGGAGCTAAAGGCTTTAGAAATGGCAAGCACCACAAGGAAACAAACTCAAAGTGAAGCACAAGAAAGAAATACCTACCAACAGGATAAAGAAGGTAAAAAGCTTGAGCGGCAGCGAAAGCGAAAATTAGAAGAAATTGAATTACGTATTGAAGAACTGGAGGCACTTATCCAAGAGTACGAGGAAACGCTATGTGAGCCTGAAATATTTCAGGACCACGAGAAGGTTCTTGAAATCAATTTAAAAAATGAAAAAGCAAAGACCGAACTCGAACAACTAATGGAAGAATGGGCCGAACTGGCAGAATAA
- the tsaD gene encoding tRNA (adenosine(37)-N6)-threonylcarbamoyltransferase complex transferase subunit TsaD, protein MIKDQWIMGIETSCDETAVAIIKNGREIAANVVASQIESHKRFGGVVPEIASRHHVEQITIIIEEALKEANLTFSDLDGIAVTEGPGLVGALLIGVNAAKALAFAHNIPLVPVHHIAGHIYANRLVTELRFPLLSLVVSGGHTELVYMKEQGHFEVIGETRDDAAGEAYDKVARTLKLPYPGGPHIDKLAQEGSDTLNLPRAWLEEGSFDFSFSGLKSAVINTVHNAEQRGEIIAPEDLAASFQESVIEVLVKKTVKATTEYKVKQVLLAGGVAANKGLRKALEKAFSDNADIDLVIPPLNLCTDNAAMIAAAGSIMFEKGIRADLTLNANPGLDIELYN, encoded by the coding sequence ATGATAAAAGATCAATGGATTATGGGAATAGAAACTAGCTGTGATGAAACAGCAGTAGCCATTATTAAAAATGGCAGAGAAATTGCTGCCAATGTGGTTGCCTCACAAATTGAAAGTCATAAGCGTTTTGGCGGAGTGGTTCCTGAAATTGCTTCCCGTCACCATGTGGAACAAATTACAATTATCATTGAAGAGGCTTTAAAAGAAGCAAATCTTACATTTTCAGATTTGGATGGTATTGCCGTAACGGAAGGTCCTGGATTAGTTGGGGCCCTATTAATTGGTGTAAATGCAGCCAAGGCATTAGCCTTTGCACATAATATCCCACTAGTTCCTGTTCATCATATTGCTGGACATATTTATGCAAACCGGCTTGTAACAGAGTTACGCTTTCCTCTCCTCTCCTTAGTGGTGTCTGGAGGTCATACGGAGTTAGTATACATGAAAGAACAGGGACATTTTGAAGTCATAGGTGAAACAAGAGATGACGCTGCTGGTGAGGCATATGATAAGGTTGCCAGGACCTTAAAACTGCCATATCCCGGCGGGCCGCATATTGACAAGCTGGCTCAGGAGGGCAGTGATACTCTCAATTTGCCTAGAGCTTGGTTAGAAGAAGGATCATTTGATTTTAGCTTTAGCGGTTTAAAATCAGCCGTTATTAATACAGTTCATAATGCAGAACAAAGGGGTGAAATCATCGCTCCGGAGGATCTTGCAGCGAGTTTTCAGGAAAGTGTGATCGAAGTATTGGTAAAAAAGACGGTAAAAGCAACAACTGAATACAAGGTGAAGCAAGTGCTGCTGGCTGGCGGCGTTGCAGCGAATAAAGGTCTTAGAAAGGCACTTGAAAAGGCCTTTTCAGACAATGCCGATATTGATTTAGTCATACCGCCTTTAAACTTGTGTACAGATAATGCTGCGATGATTGCTGCGGCAGGAAGCATTATGTTCGAAAAAGGAATTCGAGCTGATCTTACATTAAATGCAAATCCAGGATTAGATATAGAGTTATACAATTAG
- the rimI gene encoding ribosomal protein S18-alanine N-acetyltransferase, translating to MVDSYVFRHMKEEDINQILEVEHASFATPWSREAFYNEIYNNKFAVYIVLEEDQKIIGYVGAWVVIDEAHVTNVAILPEYRGRKLGEALLRKMMTLAKEMGAKSMTLEVRVTNQVAQSLYRKLGFQNGGIRKNYYSDNQEDALVMWVNI from the coding sequence ATGGTAGATTCTTATGTTTTTCGTCATATGAAGGAAGAGGATATCAATCAAATTTTAGAGGTTGAACATGCCTCTTTTGCTACACCATGGAGCAGAGAAGCTTTTTATAATGAAATTTATAATAATAAATTTGCCGTTTATATTGTCTTGGAAGAAGACCAAAAGATAATTGGTTATGTTGGTGCATGGGTTGTCATTGATGAAGCCCATGTAACGAATGTGGCCATACTTCCTGAATATAGAGGCAGAAAGCTAGGGGAAGCATTGCTTCGTAAAATGATGACACTTGCTAAGGAAATGGGAGCGAAAAGCATGACTCTTGAAGTTCGTGTGACGAACCAGGTAGCACAATCTCTTTACCGTAAGTTAGGATTCCAAAATGGCGGCATTCGGAAAAATTATTATTCTGATAATCAAGAAGATGCTCTAGTAATGTGGGTGAATATATGA
- the groES gene encoding co-chaperone GroES, which produces MLRPLGDRIVIELVESEEKTASGIVLPDSAKEKPQEGKVVAVGTGRVLESGERVALEVSVGDRIIFSKYSGTEVKFEGNEYLILRENDILAVVGE; this is translated from the coding sequence TTGTTAAGACCATTAGGTGATCGTATTGTCATTGAGCTTGTTGAATCAGAAGAAAAAACTGCAAGCGGTATCGTTTTACCGGACTCTGCTAAGGAAAAGCCTCAAGAAGGAAAAGTAGTTGCCGTAGGTACTGGTCGTGTGCTTGAAAGTGGCGAACGCGTTGCTCTTGAAGTTTCTGTAGGCGATCGTATTATCTTCTCAAAATACTCAGGTACAGAAGTTAAGTTCGAAGGAAATGAATATTTAATTTTACGTGAAAACGATATCCTTGCTGTAGTAGGCGAGTAA
- a CDS encoding cytoplasmic protein, which translates to MEKGQNLTINGSGNYSGGQYDKISIRGDATIVSDVECSTFNIYGTSEVLENVKTKSVKVFGEAEVKGNLDSEEMLIMGTMTVGGRAALKKMKILGTLDVGESLTGDEANIKGTISAGGDVEYETFDSSGGFEIKGLLNADKINISLRFGQSFAGEIGGGLITVKKKSNTLLPFGKDTGMLTAKVIEGDIVYLENTKADIVRGKTVKIGAGCQIGRVEYSAELTQDKNSTIKTKTKL; encoded by the coding sequence GTGGAAAAGGGTCAAAACCTAACGATTAACGGATCAGGAAATTACTCCGGGGGCCAATACGACAAAATTAGCATTAGGGGAGATGCCACGATTGTTTCTGATGTGGAATGTTCTACTTTCAATATCTATGGAACAAGTGAAGTGTTGGAAAATGTTAAAACAAAGTCTGTAAAGGTCTTTGGTGAGGCAGAAGTAAAGGGGAATTTGGATTCAGAGGAAATGCTGATTATGGGGACTATGACAGTCGGCGGCAGGGCGGCTTTGAAGAAAATGAAAATACTCGGAACTCTTGACGTTGGTGAAAGCTTAACAGGAGATGAAGCAAATATTAAAGGAACGATATCTGCAGGCGGTGACGTTGAATATGAAACCTTTGATTCATCAGGCGGCTTTGAAATTAAAGGTCTGCTTAATGCAGATAAAATTAATATTTCGTTACGGTTTGGGCAGAGTTTTGCAGGTGAAATTGGCGGCGGGTTAATCACGGTTAAGAAGAAGAGTAACACCCTACTGCCATTTGGAAAAGATACGGGGATGCTTACTGCCAAGGTTATTGAAGGGGATATCGTTTACTTAGAAAATACAAAGGCAGATATCGTTCGCGGCAAAACAGTGAAAATCGGGGCAGGCTGTCAAATTGGAAGGGTTGAATATTCAGCCGAACTGACACAGGACAAAAATTCAACGATAAAAACAAAGACAAAGCTTTAA